In Candidatus Angelobacter sp., the sequence TCCTCAGTCACATTCGCGAAGTGGATGCCATCGTGCAGGTCGTCCGCTGCTTTGAAGACCCGGACATTCATCACGTGGCCGGCGCCATTGATCCGGTGCGCGACATCGAGACGATCGTCACCGAGCTGGTTCTCGCGGATCTGGATGCTGTGAAGAAAAAGCGCGCCGGCGTGGGCAAGGACGCGAAGCGCGGGGACAAGGAAGCCATTGCGCAGGACGCCGTCCTGGCGAAATTCGAACCCCACCTGGATGCGGGTCGCCCCGGGATCACCCTCGCGCTGACGCCGGAAGAAAAGATCGTTGCGAAACAGTTCTACTTTCTCACGGACAAACCGACCATCCTCGCTGCCAACGTCAAAGAGTCGGATCTGGCAACCGCTGTCCAGAACCCGCACGTGGCGAAAGTCAGCGACTACGCCCGCACCCACATCGGTTGTGAAACCGTCGTCATCAGCGCACGGATTGAGAGCGACCTGATTGATTTGCCGCCCGACGAAGCCCGGGCGTACCTGAAGGAGCTTGGGGTCGAAGAATCGGGAGTCGGGCAATTGATTCGGGCAACCTATCATTTGCTGGGGTTGCGCACCTATTTCACGGCCGGCGAAAAGGAGGTCCGTGCATGGACGGTTCGCGCAGGCGACACGGCGCCCAGGGCGGCGGGGGTGATTCACTCTGACTTCGAACGGGGCTTCATCAAGGCTGAGACGGTCGCTTACGACGACCTTGTCAAATGCGGATCCATCGCCGCGGCGCGCGAGAAGGGGCTGTATCGGATGGAAGGCAAGGAATACGTGGTGCAGGACGGCGACGTGATGCTGTTCAAGTTCAATGTATAAACGGCGCCGCCGGCAAATGTCCGTGGCTTCGCCCAGCGCGAGTTGGAAAACGTCCCGACAAGGGAGGGTTGCAAGTGAAGGCGACTTTCTTTTATGCTCCGAAGCGTAGCGGCGGCTTTAGCTCTTGAATAGTGCACCACGCGGAGAATTCCGAATTCCGTTGAGAACACCAGATGTTTCGAGTCGAATGTCTGGCCCGTGTTGGCGCACTGGTTGGTGCGGGCGCGAGTGGGGCGGGTAGAATACTTCCTGTCGGGGCCCAAAGTTCAAAAGATTGGAGCCACCCTTGCCGTCCATAATTCGAAACGGGGGAAAAACCCGTGCGAAAGGCATCCGCG encodes:
- the ychF gene encoding redox-regulated ATPase YchF, giving the protein MLKAGIVGLPNVGKSTLFNAVTRTRKAEAANYPFCTIDPNVGIVTVPDARLEPLAKIAKTGVIIPAAVEFVDIAGLVKGASQGEGLGNKFLSHIREVDAIVQVVRCFEDPDIHHVAGAIDPVRDIETIVTELVLADLDAVKKKRAGVGKDAKRGDKEAIAQDAVLAKFEPHLDAGRPGITLALTPEEKIVAKQFYFLTDKPTILAANVKESDLATAVQNPHVAKVSDYARTHIGCETVVISARIESDLIDLPPDEARAYLKELGVEESGVGQLIRATYHLLGLRTYFTAGEKEVRAWTVRAGDTAPRAAGVIHSDFERGFIKAETVAYDDLVKCGSIAAAREKGLYRMEGKEYVVQDGDVMLFKFNV